Proteins co-encoded in one Gracilimonas sediminicola genomic window:
- the rpsO gene encoding 30S ribosomal protein S15, giving the protein MSITAEEKKEIFKKFGKSETDTGSTEGQVALLTKRINDLTDHLKDNQLDHASRRGLLKMVGKRRRLLNYLMKNDIEKYRELIKELGIRK; this is encoded by the coding sequence ATGAGCATAACCGCAGAAGAAAAGAAAGAAATCTTTAAGAAGTTTGGAAAAAGTGAAACCGATACGGGTTCCACAGAAGGACAAGTTGCCCTTCTTACCAAAAGAATTAATGACCTGACTGACCACCTGAAAGATAATCAACTGGATCACGCATCACGACGAGGATTGTTGAAAATGGTAGGTAAAAGAAGAAGGTTGTTGAACTACCTCATGAAAAACGATATCGAGAAGTACAGAGAACTTATCAAAGAACTCGGTATCCGTAAGTAA
- the pnp gene encoding polyribonucleotide nucleotidyltransferase, producing the protein MKEEIRSVEFAPGKVLSVETGRIAKQADGAVVVRMGDTQVLCTAVSAKEPKPGQNFFPLVVDHRESFSAGGRFPGGFMKREGRPSEKEILASRLIDRSLRPLFPKGYLCETQIISSVVSSDGENDGDVLGGFGASAALHMSDVPFDGPMAEVRVGRVDGEFVINPTLSELEKSDIDMIVGGTADSVLMMEGEMDEISEDEMLGAIKAAHASIITLCEFQEELREEYGREKRDFTPESNPEEIENKVRELATDKIKEVVNIGLGKEEYSAKLQEAKDSVIAELEEDFEEEMDIVKDILSTVEKEELRNMILEKKRRIDGRAPEDIRDIWTQAGYLARTHGSSIFTRGETQALVSVTLGTKKDAQAVDTLFDEEEKKFYLHYNFPPYSVGEAGFLRGPGRREIGHGHLAERALRMMMPSFDDFGYVIRVISDITESNGSSSMASVCGGSMALMDAGVPLKKPVAGIAMGMIVGENNSVVLSDIRGEEDFMGDMDFKTAGTADGITACQMDMKVKGISFEVMEEALKQAHTGRMHILGKMAETISAPRESLSEFAPQFVNMTIDGDMIGAVIGPGGKVIQTLQKETDTEIWIEEDDETGKGKITISADSLDKAKDAEDRIKAITGQLEEGATYKGTVKTIKDFGAFVEIAPGRDGLLHISEIDHKHVKDVTNYMSVGDEIEVKLLKIEPGNKLRLSRKALLENDEEE; encoded by the coding sequence ATGAAAGAAGAAATAAGAAGTGTAGAATTTGCACCGGGTAAGGTGCTTTCAGTAGAAACAGGCCGGATTGCCAAGCAAGCCGATGGCGCTGTAGTGGTTCGAATGGGTGATACCCAGGTACTTTGTACCGCCGTAAGTGCTAAAGAACCAAAACCGGGACAGAATTTTTTCCCATTAGTTGTTGACCACAGAGAAAGTTTTTCAGCCGGCGGCCGTTTCCCCGGTGGTTTTATGAAACGTGAAGGACGTCCTTCAGAAAAAGAAATTTTAGCGAGTCGTCTCATTGACCGTAGCTTGCGTCCTTTGTTCCCAAAAGGATACTTATGTGAAACCCAAATCATCTCAAGCGTTGTTTCTTCAGACGGAGAAAACGATGGTGATGTTCTGGGTGGATTTGGTGCCTCAGCTGCGCTACATATGTCCGATGTACCTTTTGACGGACCGATGGCTGAAGTTAGAGTAGGTCGCGTTGATGGCGAGTTTGTTATCAACCCAACCCTGTCTGAACTGGAGAAAAGTGATATCGACATGATTGTTGGTGGTACAGCCGACTCAGTATTGATGATGGAAGGAGAGATGGATGAAATCTCTGAAGATGAGATGTTAGGAGCTATTAAAGCTGCCCACGCTTCTATTATCACATTATGCGAATTTCAGGAAGAACTTCGTGAAGAATATGGACGCGAAAAAAGAGATTTCACTCCGGAATCAAATCCTGAAGAAATTGAGAATAAAGTCCGTGAATTAGCTACCGACAAAATTAAAGAAGTAGTTAACATCGGCCTTGGGAAAGAAGAATATTCTGCCAAGCTACAGGAAGCCAAAGACAGCGTGATTGCTGAGCTTGAAGAAGATTTTGAAGAAGAAATGGATATCGTTAAGGATATTCTGAGTACTGTTGAGAAAGAAGAGCTTCGCAACATGATTCTGGAGAAAAAACGACGTATCGATGGTCGTGCTCCTGAAGACATTCGCGATATCTGGACACAAGCCGGATACCTCGCACGCACACACGGTTCTTCCATTTTCACCCGTGGCGAAACACAGGCTCTTGTATCTGTGACCTTAGGTACCAAAAAAGATGCTCAGGCAGTAGATACTCTGTTCGATGAAGAAGAGAAGAAATTCTACCTGCATTACAACTTCCCTCCATATTCTGTAGGTGAAGCTGGTTTCCTGAGAGGTCCTGGCCGACGTGAAATTGGTCACGGTCACCTTGCCGAGCGTGCACTCCGTATGATGATGCCATCCTTTGATGACTTTGGATATGTAATCCGTGTGATTTCTGATATCACGGAATCGAATGGTTCATCTTCCATGGCTTCCGTTTGCGGTGGTTCTATGGCGCTGATGGATGCCGGTGTGCCTCTGAAAAAACCGGTTGCAGGTATAGCAATGGGTATGATTGTTGGAGAAAACAACTCTGTTGTTCTTTCTGATATCCGTGGTGAAGAAGATTTCATGGGCGACATGGACTTCAAAACAGCCGGTACCGCAGATGGTATCACGGCTTGCCAAATGGATATGAAAGTTAAGGGCATTTCTTTTGAAGTTATGGAAGAAGCCCTTAAGCAAGCTCATACCGGAAGAATGCACATTTTGGGTAAAATGGCTGAAACCATTTCTGCTCCAAGAGAAAGTTTATCCGAATTCGCACCTCAGTTCGTCAATATGACGATTGATGGCGACATGATTGGTGCTGTGATTGGGCCTGGTGGTAAAGTGATTCAGACTCTTCAGAAAGAAACAGATACTGAAATCTGGATTGAAGAAGATGACGAAACCGGCAAAGGTAAAATCACTATTTCAGCTGACAGCCTCGACAAAGCAAAAGATGCTGAAGACAGAATTAAAGCAATTACAGGTCAGCTTGAAGAAGGCGCGACTTATAAAGGTACGGTTAAAACCATCAAAGACTTTGGTGCTTTCGTAGAGATCGCTCCGGGACGAGATGGACTCCTTCATATTTCTGAAATTGATCACAAGCATGTTAAAGACGTAACAAATTACATGAGTGTGGGCGATGAGATTGAAGTTAAGCTCCTCAAAATTGAGCCGGGAAATAAGCTTCGATTATCCAGAAAAGCATTGTTGGAAAACGACGAAGAAGAGTAA
- a CDS encoding M16 family metallopeptidase gives MKEIDFVSKSTLPNGLRIVTEKIESVKSVSIGIWVKTGGRHETAKQAGITHFLEHMLFKGTDKRSSFDIALSMESVGGYLNAFTSSEYTCYYSRCLNTQLDRALDVLSDMVLHPAFPEEEIEKEKKVVIEEMKMYRDSPDDFLFEEFNSKIFNGHELGRPVLGYEETVSDFSRQDLYDYMKDRYYPGNLLVSVAGNVDHDKVVQLVTEYFENLEAKDHDESEQPLPEFKPEDVTLTKAIEQTHYIYGRRGLNFDHKDKYLLLLANTILGGGMSSRLHQNVREKYGYCYSIQTFNQSYTDTGLWGIYVGTDKEYVDHVRELIKKELKQMQDEQVPEKELAEAKSQLKGKLLLSQESTSNRMTRLAKSELYFGRFVTLDELVENIDSVTAEEIQRFVKDFFTEEDFMEAILLPEN, from the coding sequence GTGAAAGAAATTGATTTTGTAAGCAAGAGTACGCTACCTAACGGACTTCGAATTGTTACCGAAAAGATTGAGTCTGTAAAAAGCGTATCGATTGGAATTTGGGTAAAAACAGGAGGAAGACATGAAACAGCTAAACAAGCCGGAATTACTCACTTCCTTGAACATATGCTGTTTAAAGGAACTGATAAGCGTTCTTCTTTTGACATTGCGCTGAGTATGGAATCGGTAGGAGGATACCTTAACGCCTTTACTTCATCCGAATATACCTGCTATTACTCACGGTGTTTGAATACCCAATTAGACCGCGCATTGGACGTGCTTTCCGACATGGTACTTCACCCCGCTTTCCCTGAAGAAGAAATAGAGAAGGAGAAGAAAGTGGTAATCGAAGAAATGAAGATGTACCGTGATTCTCCGGATGATTTCCTTTTTGAAGAATTCAATTCAAAGATCTTTAACGGACATGAATTAGGGCGGCCGGTTTTGGGATATGAAGAAACGGTATCTGACTTTTCGCGCCAGGATCTTTACGATTATATGAAAGATCGATATTACCCGGGCAACTTACTGGTTTCCGTTGCCGGAAATGTAGATCACGACAAAGTGGTGCAGCTTGTTACCGAGTATTTCGAAAACCTTGAGGCTAAAGACCACGATGAATCGGAGCAACCACTGCCTGAGTTCAAACCGGAAGATGTCACGCTGACCAAAGCCATAGAACAAACCCATTACATTTATGGCCGCAGAGGGCTGAATTTTGATCACAAGGACAAATACCTGCTACTGTTGGCTAACACCATTCTGGGTGGTGGAATGAGCTCCAGGCTGCATCAAAATGTGCGTGAGAAGTACGGGTATTGCTACTCCATTCAAACCTTTAACCAGTCGTACACCGACACTGGTTTATGGGGAATTTATGTGGGAACCGATAAGGAATATGTTGATCACGTTCGTGAACTGATCAAGAAAGAACTCAAACAAATGCAGGATGAACAGGTTCCTGAAAAAGAGCTGGCCGAAGCCAAGTCGCAGTTAAAAGGGAAGTTGCTGCTGTCTCAGGAGAGTACCAGTAATCGAATGACCCGATTGGCTAAGAGCGAGCTATATTTTGGCCGATTTGTTACTTTGGACGAACTCGTTGAAAACATCGATTCGGTAACCGCAGAAGAAATTCAGCGCTTCGTAAAAGACTTCTTCACCGAAGAAGATTTTATGGAAGCAATCCTGTTACCCGAAAATTAG
- a CDS encoding asparagine--tRNA ligase, with protein sequence MTYIKKLADHVDKEVTLKGWVYNFRSSGSLVFIEMRDGTGITQCVVAKDDVSEYVWEAATSLKQESSLEVVGTVKADERSIGGHEIHVSNVKVHQVAENYPITPKEHGVEFLMNNRHLWLRSQKQWAAMRVRNEIIYAIHTFFQERDFVQMDSPIFTGNAAEGSTTLFETDYFEDKAYLAQTGQLYGEAMAMAHGLIYTFGPTFRAEKSKTRRHLTEFWMIEPEMAYYDLDMNMDLAEDMIKAIVSTVLEKRKDELEILERDTSSLEKTATEPFERMTYDEAVKILKSDETADMLDEMAESRRQEQVDLEKEWEEIKKEHGSAKKWRKAQIDQRIKEISARIDQIEEDLRNIPGWKESARNFEWGNDLGGSDETVLMMQYDVPLIVTHWPAEIKAFYMKRDDTNKLALGMDVLAPEGYGEIIGGSQREDDLEVMEERIKEEGLDKEVFEWYLDLRRFGSVPHSGYGLGLERTVAWVCGLSHVRETIPFPRMMGRLTP encoded by the coding sequence ATGACCTACATCAAGAAACTCGCAGATCACGTTGATAAAGAAGTAACCCTGAAAGGGTGGGTATATAATTTCCGAAGCAGCGGAAGTTTAGTCTTTATCGAGATGAGAGACGGAACCGGAATCACACAATGTGTGGTAGCCAAAGATGATGTTTCAGAATATGTATGGGAAGCCGCAACTTCTCTCAAACAAGAAAGCTCGCTGGAAGTGGTTGGAACCGTTAAAGCCGATGAGCGAAGTATTGGCGGCCATGAAATTCATGTATCAAATGTAAAGGTACATCAGGTGGCGGAGAACTATCCCATCACCCCAAAAGAACACGGCGTTGAGTTTCTGATGAATAACCGTCACTTGTGGTTGCGAAGCCAGAAGCAGTGGGCGGCCATGCGTGTTCGGAATGAGATTATTTATGCTATCCATACGTTTTTCCAGGAGCGGGATTTTGTGCAGATGGATTCCCCGATTTTTACCGGCAATGCAGCTGAGGGTAGTACAACCCTTTTTGAAACGGACTATTTTGAAGATAAAGCCTACCTGGCTCAAACGGGTCAGCTTTATGGCGAGGCCATGGCGATGGCACACGGTCTGATTTATACTTTTGGTCCAACCTTTCGCGCAGAGAAGTCCAAAACACGCCGTCATTTAACAGAGTTCTGGATGATTGAGCCGGAAATGGCTTATTACGACCTGGATATGAATATGGATCTGGCCGAGGATATGATCAAAGCCATCGTATCTACCGTGCTGGAGAAGAGAAAGGATGAGCTGGAGATTTTGGAACGGGATACTTCCTCACTCGAAAAAACGGCCACTGAACCTTTCGAGAGAATGACTTATGATGAGGCAGTGAAGATCCTTAAGAGCGACGAAACCGCAGATATGCTGGATGAAATGGCTGAGTCGCGCAGACAGGAACAGGTGGATCTCGAGAAAGAGTGGGAAGAAATTAAAAAAGAACATGGATCAGCTAAAAAGTGGCGAAAAGCCCAGATTGATCAGCGCATAAAAGAAATTTCAGCCCGCATCGATCAGATTGAGGAAGATCTTCGAAACATCCCAGGCTGGAAAGAGTCGGCACGTAATTTTGAGTGGGGGAATGATCTCGGTGGCAGTGATGAAACCGTTTTGATGATGCAATATGATGTACCGCTGATTGTAACACACTGGCCGGCTGAAATCAAAGCCTTCTATATGAAGCGAGACGATACTAATAAACTTGCTCTTGGAATGGATGTATTAGCTCCTGAGGGTTACGGTGAAATCATCGGGGGAAGTCAACGTGAGGACGATCTCGAAGTGATGGAAGAGCGCATCAAAGAAGAAGGGCTGGATAAAGAGGTATTTGAATGGTACCTCGACCTACGCCGCTTTGGCTCCGTTCCGCATTCCGGCTATGGTCTTGGGTTAGAGCGAACCGTAGCGTGGGTGTGTGGCTTATCTCACGTGCGTGAGACGATTCCATTCCCGAGAATGATGGGTCGGTTGACGCCTTAA
- a CDS encoding bactofilin family protein, translating into MDELNKAESVTTITKGTRVSANIQTESDIRIAGTVDGDINAKRKLILTDTGRITGSVVAQEAILEGRFTGELRIKDHIKVTSTAVIDGFIFSKKISVNEDAEVIGIVSVGPDVDVMNAKLTKEPKRPEIRKAVKKAKEAISDSETNGEVKEVPEPTSPFGQEEKKAPQSRFIGNVLIGIPSVDTDKDQADEIKSTCENFMQELGFELEIFDEPVLDSFYQKLTYVRKSSDTENDIRDLYKEGKESLETSLLNKGNTDANSSLQNAADNLVQFFKQFDEFAVILGDIVLVQQVEDDVQSIAVEIVPEQLQAALKKDAELVSTPARVYSYVGN; encoded by the coding sequence GTGGACGAACTTAACAAGGCGGAGTCGGTAACTACTATTACGAAGGGCACCCGGGTTTCAGCTAACATTCAGACAGAATCAGATATCCGTATTGCCGGAACTGTTGATGGCGATATTAACGCTAAGAGAAAACTGATTCTAACCGATACCGGGCGAATAACAGGATCTGTGGTTGCACAGGAAGCTATTCTTGAAGGGCGCTTTACCGGAGAACTCCGAATTAAAGATCATATTAAGGTTACCTCCACAGCTGTGATTGATGGATTTATATTTTCCAAGAAAATTTCAGTAAACGAGGATGCCGAGGTAATCGGGATTGTAAGCGTTGGGCCGGATGTCGATGTAATGAACGCCAAGCTCACCAAAGAGCCAAAGCGTCCTGAAATCAGAAAAGCCGTTAAGAAAGCAAAAGAAGCCATCTCGGATTCAGAGACAAACGGTGAAGTTAAAGAAGTACCTGAACCCACCTCTCCTTTTGGGCAGGAAGAGAAAAAAGCGCCTCAATCTCGTTTTATAGGAAATGTATTAATTGGAATTCCTTCTGTTGATACGGACAAAGACCAAGCTGATGAAATCAAGTCAACCTGCGAGAACTTTATGCAGGAACTTGGATTTGAACTCGAAATCTTTGACGAACCGGTTCTGGATTCCTTCTACCAAAAGCTGACGTACGTACGAAAAAGCTCTGACACGGAAAATGACATCAGGGATTTGTACAAAGAAGGAAAAGAAAGCCTGGAAACATCATTACTCAACAAAGGAAATACAGATGCCAACTCATCACTGCAGAATGCAGCAGATAACCTGGTTCAGTTTTTCAAGCAATTTGATGAGTTTGCAGTCATCCTGGGTGATATCGTCCTGGTTCAGCAGGTAGAAGACGACGTGCAAAGCATTGCCGTAGAAATAGTACCCGAACAGCTGCAAGCCGCTTTAAAGAAAGATGCAGAATTGGTGAGCACTCCTGCCCGGGTTTATTCTTATGTAGGAAATTAA
- a CDS encoding bactofilin family protein: MLKRKSTPVKNTSNNNSNSKSGSAPSITYITKSTEITADMFCEDDVRIAGTVDGKIESKKKVMLTESGKVNGSIHSPDADISGSVSGDVKAFESLVLRASAIVDGKIFTKKLTIENGAQVKGSFQVGPNVSIPANGSQIVRKTGAGDKKKEETDT, from the coding sequence ATGCTTAAGAGAAAATCTACTCCCGTGAAAAACACATCGAACAATAACTCTAATTCCAAAAGTGGTTCCGCCCCTTCCATCACTTACATTACTAAGTCCACCGAGATAACGGCGGATATGTTTTGTGAGGATGACGTGCGTATTGCCGGCACCGTTGATGGTAAAATCGAATCCAAAAAGAAAGTGATGCTGACCGAATCCGGCAAAGTGAATGGCAGTATTCATTCCCCTGATGCCGATATTTCCGGTTCCGTATCCGGAGATGTAAAAGCCTTCGAATCACTGGTGCTGAGAGCGTCAGCCATTGTTGATGGAAAAATATTTACCAAAAAGCTGACTATCGAGAACGGTGCACAGGTAAAAGGTTCCTTTCAGGTTGGGCCGAATGTATCAATCCCAGCTAACGGATCACAAATTGTTAGAAAGACAGGAGCTGGCGATAAAAAGAAAGAAGAAACCGATACTTAG
- the holA gene encoding DNA polymerase III subunit delta, which yields MARKPNSNQIYQQVVGEINSGNLKPIYYLYGEEDFYLDQLLERFSKIIPPEQKDFNFDLLYGQEVTPAQALSIARSFPMMAERRVLIIRNFLQLSKGGSEDGSPAGHINDFISYIEQPNPSTILVCFDTKKPAGNTNIGKALKKDKKVGFHEFERMADYLIPDWVIDWVRSHHSKEIEPAAAQLLSQFVGNNLQLLSTEIDKVCTFVDTSDTVSEADVKKIIGSYREFTAIELKEAIVKRNLEQSFYISEQMLQHTKSDTGELIRLVGFFNSVFVNIWQILRLSEKGFAKNQIQSELGIGSSWYFNKLWEDASAFRYSDMPRIFEALLDADRSIKGFSTLDSTSILFFLVKRIIG from the coding sequence ATGGCACGAAAACCAAACAGTAACCAGATTTATCAGCAGGTAGTCGGAGAAATTAACTCCGGTAACCTCAAACCCATCTACTATCTTTACGGAGAAGAGGATTTTTATCTGGACCAGCTGCTGGAACGGTTCTCGAAAATCATTCCCCCTGAGCAAAAAGATTTTAATTTCGATTTGCTATACGGACAGGAAGTTACGCCGGCACAAGCTCTTTCCATTGCCCGAAGCTTCCCTATGATGGCCGAACGAAGAGTTCTCATTATCCGCAACTTCCTGCAATTAAGTAAGGGCGGGAGTGAAGACGGCTCACCGGCGGGGCACATAAATGATTTTATCTCTTATATAGAACAACCCAATCCCTCCACAATCCTGGTTTGTTTTGATACAAAAAAACCGGCAGGCAATACCAACATCGGTAAAGCCCTGAAAAAAGATAAGAAGGTTGGGTTCCATGAATTTGAACGCATGGCCGATTACCTGATCCCGGATTGGGTGATTGATTGGGTTCGTAGCCATCACTCCAAAGAAATTGAGCCGGCAGCAGCCCAGTTGTTGTCTCAGTTTGTTGGTAATAACCTGCAGTTACTGTCCACAGAAATAGATAAAGTGTGCACTTTTGTGGACACTTCTGATACCGTTTCAGAGGCCGATGTAAAAAAAATAATCGGCTCATATCGCGAATTTACGGCCATAGAGCTCAAAGAGGCCATTGTTAAGCGAAATCTGGAACAGTCGTTTTATATCTCGGAACAGATGTTGCAACACACTAAATCAGACACGGGAGAATTAATTCGTCTCGTGGGGTTCTTTAACAGTGTGTTTGTAAATATCTGGCAGATTTTGAGGCTCTCCGAAAAGGGGTTTGCTAAAAATCAGATCCAGAGCGAGTTAGGCATCGGCAGCAGCTGGTACTTTAACAAACTCTGGGAAGATGCCTCAGCTTTTCGCTACAGCGATATGCCCCGGATATTTGAAGCCTTGCTGGATGCAGATCGCTCCATCAAAGGGTTCAGCACTTTAGACTCCACTTCGATTTTATTCTTCCTGGTCAAGCGAATCATCGGGTAG
- a CDS encoding sigma-70 family RNA polymerase sigma factor — MEAFQAASVKNYDDEDLMEYFQNGKELAFNELVYRYQDRLHNFLYRYTHNHQDCEDLVQETFLRVHKSKHSYERIAKFSTWMYTIALNLAKSLYKKKQRMYKVSIHKDESDPDDRELLLEDATILQDDALHEKLCMEQLEKALMELPEDFREVIILRDLQQLSYEEISDITDIPMGTVKSRINRGRAQIQALIKDYVQLGTNAA, encoded by the coding sequence ATGGAAGCGTTTCAAGCGGCATCGGTCAAAAACTATGACGACGAAGATTTAATGGAGTATTTCCAAAACGGAAAAGAACTGGCTTTTAATGAATTGGTGTACCGGTACCAGGATCGTCTTCACAACTTTTTGTATCGCTATACTCATAACCATCAGGACTGTGAAGACCTGGTGCAGGAAACGTTCCTGAGAGTTCACAAGAGCAAGCATTCTTACGAGCGTATTGCCAAATTTTCGACCTGGATGTACACCATTGCGCTGAACCTTGCCAAGAGTTTGTATAAAAAGAAGCAACGAATGTATAAGGTGTCAATTCACAAAGATGAATCTGACCCCGATGATCGAGAGCTTCTCCTGGAGGATGCTACTATCCTTCAGGACGATGCTCTTCATGAGAAATTATGCATGGAGCAACTGGAGAAAGCCCTGATGGAACTACCGGAAGATTTCCGCGAAGTAATCATACTCAGAGACCTTCAGCAACTTTCCTATGAAGAAATCTCTGATATCACGGACATTCCGATGGGAACTGTGAAATCACGAATTAACCGTGGAAGGGCTCAAATCCAGGCTTTAATCAAAGATTATGTGCAGCTGGGAACAAATGCTGCATAA
- a CDS encoding cation diffusion facilitator family transporter, which yields MASGSKKVIYAALIGNGLISITKFIAAVITGSSAMMSEGIHSVVDTGNQVLLLMGLKKAEKPADADFPFGHGKEVYFWSFVVAIMIFAVGSGISIYEGIHSLSDPHEITNPMVNYIVLGLAMIFEAFAWYFAWKEFNKTKGDRSYYEAVRKEKDPTTFVVLFEDSAAMLGLMVAFVGVFLSQVTGILIFDGIASIVIGVILGGTAIWLAHETKGLLIGESADREIIESIQKMGNAMNSIHMVKEVLTLHMGPQYILVTINADFVSELNSDQVESGTAELSTEIKKMYPRVKRVFIEAEGDSK from the coding sequence TTGGCCTCAGGTTCAAAAAAAGTTATTTATGCCGCTCTCATCGGTAATGGACTCATTTCAATCACTAAATTTATCGCTGCTGTAATTACCGGCAGTTCGGCCATGATGTCGGAGGGGATCCATTCGGTGGTTGATACCGGAAATCAGGTTCTGCTGCTGATGGGATTGAAGAAAGCCGAAAAGCCGGCCGACGCCGACTTTCCTTTTGGTCATGGTAAGGAAGTCTATTTCTGGAGTTTTGTGGTGGCTATCATGATTTTTGCAGTGGGTTCCGGTATTTCCATTTATGAAGGAATTCACAGCCTGTCCGATCCCCATGAAATTACCAACCCCATGGTGAATTACATTGTGCTGGGGCTGGCCATGATTTTTGAAGCCTTCGCCTGGTATTTTGCCTGGAAAGAGTTCAATAAGACCAAAGGCGACCGAAGTTATTACGAAGCCGTCCGCAAAGAAAAAGACCCAACTACTTTTGTGGTTCTGTTTGAAGATTCCGCCGCTATGCTGGGACTAATGGTGGCTTTCGTTGGGGTATTTCTTTCTCAGGTTACCGGTATACTCATCTTTGATGGAATAGCGTCTATCGTTATTGGAGTGATTTTAGGCGGAACTGCAATCTGGCTGGCCCATGAAACCAAAGGGCTGCTGATTGGTGAGAGTGCCGACCGTGAAATAATAGAAAGCATACAGAAAATGGGGAATGCAATGAACTCCATCCACATGGTGAAAGAAGTGCTTACGTTACACATGGGGCCTCAGTACATTTTGGTAACGATTAACGCTGATTTTGTATCTGAGTTGAATTCGGATCAGGTTGAGTCGGGCACGGCAGAACTATCTACGGAGATTAAGAAAATGTACCCACGTGTGAAGCGGGTTTTTATTGAAGCTGAAGGGGATTCTAAATAA
- a CDS encoding Pycsar system effector family protein: MENTKSIDRLNYSWNIFLHQQELIKLADNKIRYLFLVSSVAATFILTESKTLETINISEILFMGSFVLFLAFASLTIKPRKTTHGGNDTSRLVYHQDIISRPNRAAYAADFREASDEELQSDLLHQIYEISSIANKKYRYYNYSFYTLCVQIIFFFIVLI, from the coding sequence ATGGAAAATACAAAGAGCATTGACCGACTCAATTACAGCTGGAATATTTTCCTTCACCAACAAGAGCTCATCAAATTAGCGGATAACAAAATCCGGTATTTATTCCTGGTAAGTAGTGTGGCGGCTACTTTTATACTTACTGAATCCAAAACGCTGGAAACCATCAATATTTCCGAAATTTTGTTTATGGGTTCCTTTGTGCTCTTTTTGGCTTTTGCCTCGCTGACCATCAAGCCCCGAAAAACTACTCATGGCGGTAATGATACCTCAAGGCTTGTATATCATCAGGATATTATCTCAAGGCCGAACCGAGCGGCCTATGCAGCTGATTTTCGGGAAGCTTCGGATGAAGAATTGCAAAGCGACCTGCTCCATCAGATCTATGAAATTTCTTCTATAGCCAACAAGAAATACCGGTACTACAATTATTCCTTCTACACCCTTTGTGTACAGATTATCTTTTTCTTTATCGTACTTATTTAG